The region TATGGAGCCGCCGGCCGTGTTTCGATGGCGAAATTGACGGTCTCGCCTTATGAACGGCGGCAAGATCGTAGAAAGACCGTGAAAATGACGGATTTGGACAGGATCGATCGCAAGATCCTCAAGGCGCTTCAGGCCGATGGCCGCATCGCCACCGTGGAGCTGGCCGAAAAGGTGGGGTTGTCGCCAACCTCCACGGGGGAGCGCGTCAAGCGCCTCCAGCGCGAAGGGGTCATCGCCGGCTACGGGGCCCGGCTCGATCCGCACCGGCTCGGGCTCGAACTGCTGGTCTTCGTGGAGGTCTCCCTCGACAAGACGACGCCCGACGTGTTCGAGAAATTCGCCGCCGCCGTGAAGCGGGCGCCGGAGGTCCTCGAATGCCACATGGTGGCGGGCGGCTTCGATTATCTGGTCAAGACCCGCGTGGCCGACATGGCCTCCTATCGCCACTTCCTCGGCGAGATCCTCCTGGCGCTCCCGGGCGTGAAGGAAACCCGCACCTATGCGGTGATGGAGGAGGTGAAGAGCGACGGGATGCTGCCGGTGTGAGGGTCGGGGCGTCCTCTTACGTCATCACCGGCCTCGTGCCGGTGATCCCGATGGGTTGAGGCGCAGCGCTTCACGGAAACGAGATGGCCGGCGCAAGGCCGGCCATGACAGGACAGAAATGCCTTACCCGGAAATCGTCTCCGGCTCGTTCTTCGTCTTCCAGAGCGAGAACACGACGCCGCCGGCGATCAGGGCGAAGGTGACGCCGAGCGAGATCGTGGGATCGAGCTTGCCGACGAGCTGGTTCCAGAAGATCTTGCCGCCGATGAAGACGAGAACCAGGGCCAGCGCATATTTCAGGTAGTGGAACCGGTGCACCATGGCGGCGAGCGCGAAGTAGAGCGCGCGCAGGCCGAGGATCGCCATGATGTTCGCCGTATAGACCACGAAGGTGTCCGTCGTGATGGCGAAGATTGCCGGTACCGAATCGACCGCGAAGATCAGGTCGGCCACGTTGATCACCACCAGGGCGAGGAAGAGCGGCGTCGCCCAGGTGACGATCCGGCCTGTCTTCGGATCGGGCTCCCGCACGAAGAAGCGCTGTTCGTGCAGGCGGTCCGAAACCCGCATGTGCCGGCGCAAGAAGCGCACCATGGCGTTGTTGTCGATGTTCGGCTCGCTCTCGGGCACGAGCAGCATCTTGACGCCGGTCACGATGAGGAACGCGCCGAAGAGATAAAGCATCCAGGCGTATTCCTGCACGAGCGCCGCGCCCACGGCGATCATGATGCCGCGCAGGACGATGACGCCGATGATGCCCCACACGAGGGCCCGGTACTGGTATTTCCGGGGGATGGCGAAATAGCTGAAGATCAGCGAGATCACGAAGACGTTATCGATGGACAGGGACTTCTCGATGAAGAAGCCCGTGAAATAGGCGACGCCCGCATGGCTGCCGTCCTGCGTCACTAGGAGGCCGGTCTCGAACGACCACCAGATATAGGCGCCGAAGAGCGCCGCGATACCGATATAGAAGGCGGACAGGAGAAGACTCTCCTTCACGCCGAGTTCCCGGTCCTTCCTGTTCAGGACACCGAGATCGAAGGCGAGAAGAAACACGACAAGGCTCAAGAAAGCCGTCCACATCCAGACGGGCTTTCCCAGCCATTCCACGAGCAGGAATTCTGGCATAACCGGACCTATGATTGCTTTTCGTACAAGCATCGGCTCCGACATCACAGTCGTGCGCGCACGTCCTGCCAGAGGGGCCCGGTCGCCGATGGAGGTCACGTGGGGAGCCCTGCCGCGACCGTCAAGGGTTCCGGGTCATAGCTCGTCTGCTCAATTTTCCGTCAGATGCCTGCCCCAGGGGCAGTGATGCCTGGGCAAGAGACTTGACCCGGAGGGCGGATCTGGTTGCATGGTCAAGAACCGGGCAGGCGTCCAGGAAGAGCGCCACAAAGCTCCCGACCATAAAAAAGCAGAGGTGACGGTAATGTTTGCGGATCGTGCGACGAAGGCGGCGTGGATCAGGGGGATGCTGGCCGGGGCGGCCGTGCTTCTCGGGTCCGCCGCGGCCCAGGCTCAGACCCCGGTGCGGTTCTCCCTGGACTGGCGCTGGGAGGGGCCGGCCGCGCCCTTCGCCGTGGCGATCGACAAGGGCTACTTCAAGGCCGAGGGTCTCGACGTGACCATCGACCCGGCTGCGGGCTCCCGCGAGCCGATCTCGCGCGTGGCGTCGGGTACCTACGACGTGGGCTTCGGCGATGTGAACTCTCTCGTGCGCTTCCGCGACGAGAATCCCGGCACGGACATCAAGGCCGTGATGGTGATCTACGACCGGCCGCCCTTCGCCATCATCGGACGCAAGAGCCGCGGCGTCACCAAGGACGTGTCGAGCCTGCAGGGCCGAAAATTCGGTGCTCCGGCGGCGGACGGCGCCTACGCGCAATGGCCGATCTTCAAGGCCGTCAACAAGATCGACGATTCCACCATGAAGTTCGAGAATGTGGGCTTTCCGGTCCGTGAGCCCATGCTGGCGCAGGGCGAGGTCGATGCGGTGTTCGGCTTCTCGATGTCGTCCTACATCAACCTGAAATCCCGCGGCGTGCCGGCGGACGACATCGTCGTGCTGCTCATGAGCGATTACG is a window of Microvirga lotononidis DNA encoding:
- a CDS encoding Lrp/AsnC ligand binding domain-containing protein translates to MTDLDRIDRKILKALQADGRIATVELAEKVGLSPTSTGERVKRLQREGVIAGYGARLDPHRLGLELLVFVEVSLDKTTPDVFEKFAAAVKRAPEVLECHMVAGGFDYLVKTRVADMASYRHFLGEILLALPGVKETRTYAVMEEVKSDGMLPV
- a CDS encoding ABC transporter substrate-binding protein, with protein sequence MVKNRAGVQEERHKAPDHKKAEVTVMFADRATKAAWIRGMLAGAAVLLGSAAAQAQTPVRFSLDWRWEGPAAPFAVAIDKGYFKAEGLDVTIDPAAGSREPISRVASGTYDVGFGDVNSLVRFRDENPGTDIKAVMVIYDRPPFAIIGRKSRGVTKDVSSLQGRKFGAPAADGAYAQWPIFKAVNKIDDSTMKFENVGFPVREPMLAQGEVDAVFGFSMSSYINLKSRGVPADDIVVLLMSDYGVDLYGNTIIVSQKFAQEKPEAVKGLLRAIMKGVQDTVKDPSSAVDSVIKRNDVAKKDVELERLKMVLEQNMITPWVKENGFGGIDKDRFAKALDQIGLTFTYKAKPEVGAVFTEEFLPAADQRKVN
- a CDS encoding TerC family protein, translated to MPEFLLVEWLGKPVWMWTAFLSLVVFLLAFDLGVLNRKDRELGVKESLLLSAFYIGIAALFGAYIWWSFETGLLVTQDGSHAGVAYFTGFFIEKSLSIDNVFVISLIFSYFAIPRKYQYRALVWGIIGVIVLRGIMIAVGAALVQEYAWMLYLFGAFLIVTGVKMLLVPESEPNIDNNAMVRFLRRHMRVSDRLHEQRFFVREPDPKTGRIVTWATPLFLALVVINVADLIFAVDSVPAIFAITTDTFVVYTANIMAILGLRALYFALAAMVHRFHYLKYALALVLVFIGGKIFWNQLVGKLDPTISLGVTFALIAGGVVFSLWKTKNEPETISG